In Hyperolius riggenbachi isolate aHypRig1 chromosome 10, aHypRig1.pri, whole genome shotgun sequence, a genomic segment contains:
- the LOC137534937 gene encoding zinc finger protein 84-like isoform X3 — MNARQYIVYKDTMMENHPPLTSPDASSNRSPPERCTGPLYSQDCPQEDHPTPHHYQAKEPGYLKSEDVTSDEKTTTESKMVESIKEEEEETCVRSDHQSTEEGGMMTIKQEETYIIAGGDDVGSNTMEPLMSHPNDAAEDNGITQCSPEEIPVTGNTHHRGYSADRGAAPSSGEESCEKSQAVSSDVHEPRHRPDTGTDPSYLEESSSTLHYATHTDYQRSAYPECNKSEATLTGQQEMQCHRPQLSCSECGKSYSHKKAFLIHQRVHTGERPYSCSECGKCFREQGSLLSHQRTHTGERPYSCSDCKKCFSQKASLRRHQIIHTGKRPFICSECGKCFTQKASLLVHERIHTGECPYSCSECGQFFRQKASLLSHQRLHTGERPFSCSDCGKCFTQKSSLVTHEKYHTGERPYSCSECGKCYIRKGHLLIHQKIHTDERPYSCSECEKCFRQKEDLHSHLRIHTGERPLSCSECGKCFRRKAFLLAHMRIHTGEHPYFCSTCGKFFRQKADLFSHLRIHTGKRPFSCSECGKCFSQKVSLLKHMRIHEGECPYFCSTCGTFFSQKRDLFSLQRLHARELSHRCAECGSVLVTEEILHTREDSPASTLIPVLKEENVSVKMETLNTR; from the exons ATGAACGCAAGGCAGTATATAGTATAtaaggacaccatgatggagaatcatcctcccctcacatcgccAG atgcatCTAGTAACAGaagcccaccagagagatgtacaggtcctctttattcccaggattgtccacaggaagaccaccccaccccccaccactatcag GCAAAAGAACCAGGATACCTGAAATCGGAGGATGTGACGAGTGATGAGAAGACCACAACAGAGAGTAAAATGGTAGagtcaattaaagaggaagaagaagagacttgCGTGAGGAGTGATCATCAATCTACAGAGGAAGGTGGCATGATGACAATTAAACAAGAAGAGACATATATAATTG cagggggagatgaTGTCGGAAGCAATACGATGGAACCTCTTATGTCACATCCGAATGATGCTGCAGAAGATAATGGCATCACTCAATGTTCTCCAGAAGAAATTCCTGTTACTGGGAATACACATCACAGGGGTTACAGTGCAGATAGAGGAGcggctccctctagtggtgaggAGTCTTGTGAGAAATCACAAGCTGTCTCCTCAGATGTCCATGAGCCACGCCACAGACCTGATACAGGAACAGATCCATCTTATCTGGAGGAATCCTCTAGTACATTACATTATGCTACACATACAGATTATCAGAGATCAGCATATCCTGAATGCAACAAATCTGAAGCAACACTGACTGGGCAGCAGGAAATGCAGTGTCATAGGCCACAATTgtcgtgttcagagtgtgggaaaagttataGTCATAAGAAAGCTTTTCTTATACATCAGAGAGttcacacaggtgagcggccttattcatgttcagagtgtggaaaatgCTTTCGGGAGCAAGGATCCCTTCTCAGTcaccagagaactcacacaggtgagcgccCTTATTCCTGTTCGGACTGCAAGAAATGTTTCAGTCAAAAAGCATCTCTTCGTAGACACCAGATAATTCACACTGGGAAGCGGCCTTTtatttgttcagagtgtgggaaatgtttcactcagAAAGCATCTCTTCTTGTGCATGAGAGAATTCACACCGGCGAATGCCCTTattcttgttcagagtgtgggcaaTTTTTCAGGCAGAAAGCATCCCTTCTTAGTCACCAGAGATTACACACAGGGGAGCGGCCTTTTTCTTGTTCAGATTGTGGAAAATGTTTCACTCAGAAATCTTCCCTCGTTACTCACGAGAAATATCACACAGGTGAGCGCCCTTATtcctgttcagaatgtgggaaatgctACATTCGGAAAGGACATCTtctcatacaccagaaaatccacACAGATGAGCGGCCCTATTCCTGCTCAGAGTGCGAGAAATGTTTCCGGCAGAAAGAAGATCTTCACAGTCACCTGAGAATTCACACCGGCGAGCGTCCTctttcctgttcagagtgtgggaaatgcttccgTCGGAAAGCATTCCTTCTCGCACACATGAGAATTCACACAGGCGAGCATCCTTATTTCTGCTCAACGTGTGGGAAATTTTTCAGACAGAAAGCAGATCTGTTCAGTCACCTGAGAATTCACACTGGCAAACGTcctttttcctgttcagagtgtgggaaatgcttcagtCAGAAAGTATCCCTTCTCAAGCACATGAGAATTCACGAAGGCGAGTGTCCTTATTTCTGCTCAACCTGTGGGACATTTTTCAGTCAGAAAAGAGATCTTTTTAGCCTCCAGAGACTTCACGCACGTGAGCTTTCTCATCGCTGTGCAGAATGTGGGAGTGTTTTAGTCACAGAGGAGATCTTACACACCAGGGAAGACTCACCGGCAAGCACTCTTATTCCTGTTCTGAAGGAGGAAAATGTTTCGGTGAAAATGGAAACCTTAAACACCAGATAA
- the LOC137534937 gene encoding zinc finger protein 300-like isoform X1 — protein sequence MNARQYIVYKDTMMENHPPLTSPDASSNRSPPERCTGPLYSQDCPQEDHPTPHHYQAKEPGYLKSEDVTSDEKTTTESKMVESIKEEEEETCVRSDHQSTEEGGMMTIKQEETYIIGEQQSIEDDEKMKAIKGEEEKTCERGGQKSMEEEEELKYWAGGDDVGSNTMEPLMSHPNDAAEDNGITQCSPEEIPVTGNTHHRGYSADRGAAPSSGEESCEKSQAVSSDVHEPRHRPDTGTDPSYLEESSSTLHYATHTDYQRSAYPECNKSEATLTGQQEMQCHRPQLSCSECGKSYSHKKAFLIHQRVHTGERPYSCSECGKCFREQGSLLSHQRTHTGERPYSCSDCKKCFSQKASLRRHQIIHTGKRPFICSECGKCFTQKASLLVHERIHTGECPYSCSECGQFFRQKASLLSHQRLHTGERPFSCSDCGKCFTQKSSLVTHEKYHTGERPYSCSECGKCYIRKGHLLIHQKIHTDERPYSCSECEKCFRQKEDLHSHLRIHTGERPLSCSECGKCFRRKAFLLAHMRIHTGEHPYFCSTCGKFFRQKADLFSHLRIHTGKRPFSCSECGKCFSQKVSLLKHMRIHEGECPYFCSTCGTFFSQKRDLFSLQRLHARELSHRCAECGSVLVTEEILHTREDSPASTLIPVLKEENVSVKMETLNTR from the exons ATGAACGCAAGGCAGTATATAGTATAtaaggacaccatgatggagaatcatcctcccctcacatcgccAG atgcatCTAGTAACAGaagcccaccagagagatgtacaggtcctctttattcccaggattgtccacaggaagaccaccccaccccccaccactatcag GCAAAAGAACCAGGATACCTGAAATCGGAGGATGTGACGAGTGATGAGAAGACCACAACAGAGAGTAAAATGGTAGagtcaattaaagaggaagaagaagagacttgCGTGAGGAGTGATCATCAATCTACAGAGGAAGGTGGCATGATGACAATTAAACAAGAAGAGACATATATAATTGGTGAGCAGCAGTCTATAGAGGATGATGAAAAGATGAAGGCAATTAAAGGGGAAGAAGAAAAGACGTGTGAGAGGGGAGGTCAGAAGTctatggaggaagaagaagaactaAAATACTGGG cagggggagatgaTGTCGGAAGCAATACGATGGAACCTCTTATGTCACATCCGAATGATGCTGCAGAAGATAATGGCATCACTCAATGTTCTCCAGAAGAAATTCCTGTTACTGGGAATACACATCACAGGGGTTACAGTGCAGATAGAGGAGcggctccctctagtggtgaggAGTCTTGTGAGAAATCACAAGCTGTCTCCTCAGATGTCCATGAGCCACGCCACAGACCTGATACAGGAACAGATCCATCTTATCTGGAGGAATCCTCTAGTACATTACATTATGCTACACATACAGATTATCAGAGATCAGCATATCCTGAATGCAACAAATCTGAAGCAACACTGACTGGGCAGCAGGAAATGCAGTGTCATAGGCCACAATTgtcgtgttcagagtgtgggaaaagttataGTCATAAGAAAGCTTTTCTTATACATCAGAGAGttcacacaggtgagcggccttattcatgttcagagtgtggaaaatgCTTTCGGGAGCAAGGATCCCTTCTCAGTcaccagagaactcacacaggtgagcgccCTTATTCCTGTTCGGACTGCAAGAAATGTTTCAGTCAAAAAGCATCTCTTCGTAGACACCAGATAATTCACACTGGGAAGCGGCCTTTtatttgttcagagtgtgggaaatgtttcactcagAAAGCATCTCTTCTTGTGCATGAGAGAATTCACACCGGCGAATGCCCTTattcttgttcagagtgtgggcaaTTTTTCAGGCAGAAAGCATCCCTTCTTAGTCACCAGAGATTACACACAGGGGAGCGGCCTTTTTCTTGTTCAGATTGTGGAAAATGTTTCACTCAGAAATCTTCCCTCGTTACTCACGAGAAATATCACACAGGTGAGCGCCCTTATtcctgttcagaatgtgggaaatgctACATTCGGAAAGGACATCTtctcatacaccagaaaatccacACAGATGAGCGGCCCTATTCCTGCTCAGAGTGCGAGAAATGTTTCCGGCAGAAAGAAGATCTTCACAGTCACCTGAGAATTCACACCGGCGAGCGTCCTctttcctgttcagagtgtgggaaatgcttccgTCGGAAAGCATTCCTTCTCGCACACATGAGAATTCACACAGGCGAGCATCCTTATTTCTGCTCAACGTGTGGGAAATTTTTCAGACAGAAAGCAGATCTGTTCAGTCACCTGAGAATTCACACTGGCAAACGTcctttttcctgttcagagtgtgggaaatgcttcagtCAGAAAGTATCCCTTCTCAAGCACATGAGAATTCACGAAGGCGAGTGTCCTTATTTCTGCTCAACCTGTGGGACATTTTTCAGTCAGAAAAGAGATCTTTTTAGCCTCCAGAGACTTCACGCACGTGAGCTTTCTCATCGCTGTGCAGAATGTGGGAGTGTTTTAGTCACAGAGGAGATCTTACACACCAGGGAAGACTCACCGGCAAGCACTCTTATTCCTGTTCTGAAGGAGGAAAATGTTTCGGTGAAAATGGAAACCTTAAACACCAGATAA
- the LOC137534937 gene encoding zinc finger protein 300-like isoform X2, with the protein MNARQYIVYKDTMMENHPPLTSPDASSNRSPPERCTGPLYSQDCPQEDHPTPHHYQAKEPGYLKSEDVTSDEKTTTESKMVESIKEEEEETCVRSDHQSTEEGGMMTIKQEETYIIGEQQSIEDDEKMKAIKGEEEKTCERGGQKSMEEEEELKYWGGDDVGSNTMEPLMSHPNDAAEDNGITQCSPEEIPVTGNTHHRGYSADRGAAPSSGEESCEKSQAVSSDVHEPRHRPDTGTDPSYLEESSSTLHYATHTDYQRSAYPECNKSEATLTGQQEMQCHRPQLSCSECGKSYSHKKAFLIHQRVHTGERPYSCSECGKCFREQGSLLSHQRTHTGERPYSCSDCKKCFSQKASLRRHQIIHTGKRPFICSECGKCFTQKASLLVHERIHTGECPYSCSECGQFFRQKASLLSHQRLHTGERPFSCSDCGKCFTQKSSLVTHEKYHTGERPYSCSECGKCYIRKGHLLIHQKIHTDERPYSCSECEKCFRQKEDLHSHLRIHTGERPLSCSECGKCFRRKAFLLAHMRIHTGEHPYFCSTCGKFFRQKADLFSHLRIHTGKRPFSCSECGKCFSQKVSLLKHMRIHEGECPYFCSTCGTFFSQKRDLFSLQRLHARELSHRCAECGSVLVTEEILHTREDSPASTLIPVLKEENVSVKMETLNTR; encoded by the exons ATGAACGCAAGGCAGTATATAGTATAtaaggacaccatgatggagaatcatcctcccctcacatcgccAG atgcatCTAGTAACAGaagcccaccagagagatgtacaggtcctctttattcccaggattgtccacaggaagaccaccccaccccccaccactatcag GCAAAAGAACCAGGATACCTGAAATCGGAGGATGTGACGAGTGATGAGAAGACCACAACAGAGAGTAAAATGGTAGagtcaattaaagaggaagaagaagagacttgCGTGAGGAGTGATCATCAATCTACAGAGGAAGGTGGCATGATGACAATTAAACAAGAAGAGACATATATAATTGGTGAGCAGCAGTCTATAGAGGATGATGAAAAGATGAAGGCAATTAAAGGGGAAGAAGAAAAGACGTGTGAGAGGGGAGGTCAGAAGTctatggaggaagaagaagaactaAAATACTGGG ggggagatgaTGTCGGAAGCAATACGATGGAACCTCTTATGTCACATCCGAATGATGCTGCAGAAGATAATGGCATCACTCAATGTTCTCCAGAAGAAATTCCTGTTACTGGGAATACACATCACAGGGGTTACAGTGCAGATAGAGGAGcggctccctctagtggtgaggAGTCTTGTGAGAAATCACAAGCTGTCTCCTCAGATGTCCATGAGCCACGCCACAGACCTGATACAGGAACAGATCCATCTTATCTGGAGGAATCCTCTAGTACATTACATTATGCTACACATACAGATTATCAGAGATCAGCATATCCTGAATGCAACAAATCTGAAGCAACACTGACTGGGCAGCAGGAAATGCAGTGTCATAGGCCACAATTgtcgtgttcagagtgtgggaaaagttataGTCATAAGAAAGCTTTTCTTATACATCAGAGAGttcacacaggtgagcggccttattcatgttcagagtgtggaaaatgCTTTCGGGAGCAAGGATCCCTTCTCAGTcaccagagaactcacacaggtgagcgccCTTATTCCTGTTCGGACTGCAAGAAATGTTTCAGTCAAAAAGCATCTCTTCGTAGACACCAGATAATTCACACTGGGAAGCGGCCTTTtatttgttcagagtgtgggaaatgtttcactcagAAAGCATCTCTTCTTGTGCATGAGAGAATTCACACCGGCGAATGCCCTTattcttgttcagagtgtgggcaaTTTTTCAGGCAGAAAGCATCCCTTCTTAGTCACCAGAGATTACACACAGGGGAGCGGCCTTTTTCTTGTTCAGATTGTGGAAAATGTTTCACTCAGAAATCTTCCCTCGTTACTCACGAGAAATATCACACAGGTGAGCGCCCTTATtcctgttcagaatgtgggaaatgctACATTCGGAAAGGACATCTtctcatacaccagaaaatccacACAGATGAGCGGCCCTATTCCTGCTCAGAGTGCGAGAAATGTTTCCGGCAGAAAGAAGATCTTCACAGTCACCTGAGAATTCACACCGGCGAGCGTCCTctttcctgttcagagtgtgggaaatgcttccgTCGGAAAGCATTCCTTCTCGCACACATGAGAATTCACACAGGCGAGCATCCTTATTTCTGCTCAACGTGTGGGAAATTTTTCAGACAGAAAGCAGATCTGTTCAGTCACCTGAGAATTCACACTGGCAAACGTcctttttcctgttcagagtgtgggaaatgcttcagtCAGAAAGTATCCCTTCTCAAGCACATGAGAATTCACGAAGGCGAGTGTCCTTATTTCTGCTCAACCTGTGGGACATTTTTCAGTCAGAAAAGAGATCTTTTTAGCCTCCAGAGACTTCACGCACGTGAGCTTTCTCATCGCTGTGCAGAATGTGGGAGTGTTTTAGTCACAGAGGAGATCTTACACACCAGGGAAGACTCACCGGCAAGCACTCTTATTCCTGTTCTGAAGGAGGAAAATGTTTCGGTGAAAATGGAAACCTTAAACACCAGATAA